From a single Pseudophryne corroboree isolate aPseCor3 chromosome 6, aPseCor3.hap2, whole genome shotgun sequence genomic region:
- the LOC134936433 gene encoding histone H3 — MARTKQTARKSTGGKAPRKQLATKAARKSAPATGGVKKPHRYRPGTVALREIRRYQKSTELLIRKLPFQRLVREIAQDFKTDLRFQSSAVMALQEASEAYLVGLFEDTNLCAIHAKRVTIMPKDIQLARRIRGERA; from the coding sequence ATGGCCAGGACCAAGCAAACAGCGCGGAAGTCCACCGGTGGGAAAGCTCCCCGCAAACAGTTAGCCACCAAAGCCGCCCGGAAAAGTGCCCCAGCTACTGGCGGCGTGAAGAAGCCTCACCGCTACCGTCCCGGGACTGTTGCTCTCAGAGAGATCCGCCGCTACCAAAAATCCACCGAACTGCTGatccgcaagctgcccttccagcgtCTTGTGCGGGAGATCGCCCAGGATTTCAAGACCGACCTGCGCTTCCAGAGCTCCGCCGTCATGGCCCTACAAGAGGCCAGTGAGGCTTATCTGGTGGGGCTGTTCGAGGACACCAACCTGTGCGCCATCCACGCCAAGAGGGTGaccatcatgcccaaagacatccagctggcccgtaggatccgaggggagagggcatag
- the LOC134934855 gene encoding histone H2B 1.1-like translates to MPDPPKSAPAPKKGSKKAVTKTQKKDGKKRRKSRKESYAIYVYKVLKQVHPDTGISSKAMGIMNSFVNDIFERIAGEASRLAHYNKRSTITSREIQTAVRLLLPGELAKHAVSEGTKAVTKYTSAK, encoded by the coding sequence ATGCCTGACCCACCGAAGTCTGCTCCGGCGCCCAAGAAAGGCTCTAAGAAAGCGGTGACCAAGACCCAGAAGAAGGATGGGAAGAAGCGTAGAaagagcaggaaggagagttacgctatttacgtctacaaggtgctgaagcaggtgcaccctgatACCGGCATCTCTTCCAAGGCTATGGGTatcatgaactcctttgtcaatgacatctttgagcgcattgcgggggaagcttcccgcctggctcactacaacaagcgctccaccatcacctcccgggagatccagaccgcagtacgtctgctgctgccgggagagctggccaagcacgccgtgtccgagggcaccaaggcCGTCACCAAGTACACCAGCGCCAAGTAG
- the LOC134936435 gene encoding histone H2A type 1 — MSGRGKQGGKTRAKAKTRSSRAGLQFPVGRVHRLLRKGNYAERVGAGAPVYLAAVLEYLTAEILELAGNAARDNKKTRIIPRHLQLAVRNDEELNKLLGGVTIAQGGVLPNIQAVLLPKKTESHKSAKSK; from the coding sequence ATGTCTGGAAGAGGGAAACAAGGCGGCAAGACCCGTGCTAAGGCAAAGACTCGCTCATCCCGTGCCGGTCTCCAGTTCCCAGTCGGTCGAGTTCACCGTCTGCTGAGGAAAGGTAATTATGCCGAGCGGGTGGGAGCCGGTGCACCGGTCTATCTGGCCGCGGTACTGGAGTATCTGACGGCTGAGATTTTGGAGCTCGCCGGAAACGCAGCCCGCGACAACAAGAAGACCCGCATCatcccccgccacctgcagctggctgtacgcaacgacgaagagctcaacaagctgctcggtggggtgaccatcgcccagggaggcgttctgcccaacatccaGGCTGTATTGCTGCCCAAGAAGACTGAGAGCCACAAATCGGCCAAGAGCAAGTAA